The following proteins come from a genomic window of Larimichthys crocea isolate SSNF chromosome III, L_crocea_2.0, whole genome shotgun sequence:
- the ciiih9orf85 gene encoding uncharacterized protein C9orf85 homolog — translation MSSQKGNVSRLRGQKHQNAVAFKNDKYGATVQVKKAKSKTHDGLCQHCKGVLEWKVKYNKYKSLTQPKKCVKCSQKTVKDAYHIVCKPCSLQLEICCKCGKKEEIVIPINSQADQEEQEEEEDGGQKKKGRGKKDVDDLDSDDEDFDLSDHGDDDDDEGEDLHNDLEQKKTQSDKSDALPDVSRVSFKE, via the exons ATGAGCTCGCAGAAAGGTAACGTGTCTCGATTGAGGGGACAGAAGCACCAAAACGCTGTGGCCTTCAAAAACGACAAGTACGGAGCGACGGTGCAAGTAAAG AAGGCAAAGTCTAAGACCCATGATGGGCTCTGTCAACACTGCAAGGGCGTGCTTGAGTGGAAAGTGAAGTACAACAAATACAAGTCACTAACGCAACCCAAAAAATG tgtCAAGTGTTCTCAGAAGACCGTGAAGGATGCGTATCACATCGTTTGCAAGCCGTGTTCTCTTCAGCTAGAGATCTGCTGCAAATGCGGGAAGAAAGAGGAGATCGTTATTCC AATCAACTCACAAGCTGACCAGgaagagcaagaagaagaagaagatggtggacagaaaaagaaaggacgAGGAAAGAAGGACGTGGATGACTtggacagtgatgatgaagattTTGACTTAAGTGACCACggagatgatgatgacgacgaagGAGAGGATTTGCACAATGACttggaacaaaagaaaacacagtcgGACAAGTCGGACGCGCTCCCAGATGTTTCCAGAGTCAGCTTCAAAGAGTGA